In Procambarus clarkii isolate CNS0578487 chromosome 30, FALCON_Pclarkii_2.0, whole genome shotgun sequence, the DNA window atatatatatatatatatatatatatatatatatatatatatatatatatatatatatatatatatatatatatatatatatatatatatatatatatatatatatatatatatatatatatatatatatatatatatatatatatatatataattattaaatatgaccgaaaaagtaagattaataattctaacacgaattttctcaatatttcctatgtttcttttcactgtcgatggtaattgaaaaatcagttctccaaaattcatttttatttctagtctgacgcgacacttgaacacgtttcgtaatttattttatttatttattttatttatgcatatacaagaatgtacataaggaatgtgaggatacaaatatggtaattacagtcttgtaaagccactagcacgcgcagcgtttcgggcagattacataataataacataataatatcataataataacataataataacataataataacttattacattttcaaaaactttagtttacacacacacacacaactataaccagtaacactaaacagatttcttactatgctataatccaaacggcttttcattttatatacctgcatttgggtgagggtgATATGtttcaacagttttggatgaggtgaaaacaaactttcaacacaagatagaacacgaaatattgggtaatattgggtaaagttagaggggaagaatggaagtaaatgcaaagggcctattggcccatatttcttgatgcttctatattggtgcggagtcttgaagtgggtagaatatagttgtgcattaattggctgttgattgctggtgttgaaatcttaatgtgtagtgcctcgcggatatcaagccgcctgctatcgctgtatctatcgatgatttctgtgttttttgttaagacttctctggtgatggtctggttgtgggaagagattatatgttccttaatggagccctgctgcttatgcatcgttaatcgcctggaaagagatgttgttgtcttgcctatatactgagttctttgaggcttacagtccccaagtgggcatttgaaggcatagacgacattggtctcttttaaagcgttctgctttgtgtctggagagtttctcatgaataggttggcagttttcttggttttatagtaaatcgtcaattgtatcttctgatttttgtttgtagggataacgtttctattaacaatatctttcaggaccctttcctccgttttatgagctgtggaaaagaagttcctgtaaaatagtctaatagggggtacaggtgttgtgttagttgtctcttcagaggttgcatggcgtttcaccttccttcttatgatgtcttcaacgaaacctttggagaagccgttgtttactaggacctgccttacccaacaGAGTTGTTCATCGActcgcttccatcctgagctctgGGTGAGAGCACGGTACGGATTTCAACCAACTAAGTGTTCTGAAATTTCAACGTAACGCCTTAGGACAGAACTTACCCACTAATTTACATGTGTTCTACGATGCCtcgggcaaagcatatggcgcggtagcctatttagttaacacaCAACAGGCATTTCTACTTACTTCAAAGGCAAGAGTGGCCCCCAATTAAAAAGAGACCCTTAccccaaatggagttaactgccttATTAGTGGGAGTTAggttggctcattgcctggctAAGACACTAAAcaatattcactttggtgagatagtagtgtggtcagacaatgaggcaatcttacaatgagtcagaaataataacaaaactccttacgttaACAATTGAGTTTGGGATATGCATGAACTATCTGACTGGATATAAATAGAGACGACATGTCCCAACTAAGAACAATCCAGCCGATTACCTATCAAGAGGTTTAACACTAAAACAGTTAGTTAAGGCTCAGATGTGGTTTAATGGCTCCCCATGGCTGATTAGTGGTCAGTAGCCTAAATAAaagtcacaagtcatagtgaccaacatCACTACACCCAGGGTGGATCCAGAACCACCTCGAACCTTGACTATCAATCCTCATAATTATTGTAGTCTAAGTATGTTACTGAGAGTAAATGACATCGTATTTGATTGTCTCAGCAAGATGGGGATCAGACATAGATTTCCCAGTCTTATCAAATATTGAATCAAACGAGCTCAACAAGAGACTTATGGGAGTAACTAtgagaatcttccagataaattaagtcTCTTTGAATTTGGTATGATTCAAATAACCATAATatactaaggtgtggaggacgtctgcCTCATGCAGAGATTGGTTTGGAAACCATGAATCCAATATTGTTACCACGCAATCACATCGTCACTAAACttatagttttacatcaccatcaacatggcattttacatggtggagtgttagacactctcactgaTCTTAGGCAGAAAttttggcttcctcaaggtcgccaaactgtcaaatcacttattaaatcttgtgtagtctgcaggagatatgatgctcgagtgtgtccttacccagtacctccaccactacccaagGAGTGAGTTCTTGGGTCATATCATAGCGAGTCCACCTTCGTCCCATTGAGACCAAAGGGGGTTGACTACACGGGAGCTTTAATTTTAACAGGCACTTTCCGGTGAAAGCCTATATTTACCTCCTCACGTGTGTAACCACAAAAGACGTACACTTAAAAGTAACTCTGGACCTGAGTGCAGAAGCCtttatccaagctttttgtagatTTGCTGCACGCAGATCCTGCCCCAAATTAATGATTTCAGATAATGGGTCAAGTTTTGTGGCCGGAAAATCCTGTCAACGAGAGATATGGAACAATCCAGAGGTACAGTCAGTACTAAAACAAAgacagtgccactggaaatttatacctcTAAGAGCCCCATGGCAAGGTGGTTTTTATGAGCGGATGGTGAGAACTGTCGAGAAATGCCTCAGAAAGGCCTTACATCGGCAAGCGTTCGTTCTTACCGTTCTGCGCAAGCGTATCCGagcgagagggaagggggagaggagcgTCACTTACTCTTGCAACTCGGACGCCATTATAGAGAGAACAACGTGATCGAGTAGAGATAATACTACTATTAATTTGTGGCTAGGAGCATAATACTGATCTCGTAATCCGACTTTCTGCATTAACGAATGTCAAGGATCGACAACCACTCCCGCAATTGCAAGACAAACTCTCGCCGAGCGGAATAAGTATAAAAGTTCCTACGTGAGTTGATTTAGTGTGCACACATAAACCAGCGTGTTGGCTGCTCGTCGGTACTTAGCGAGACGACCACAAAATCCATGTTAGTTTCCCTCGCATATATTTCCCCACCTTTTCTAATGAATAGTGGAATATTTTATTAGCCTAGACATTTTCTACAATTTCATTGTGATTCCAGCGTGGATCATGGGGTCAAGCGGAGATAGTCTTCCTCTCGATGTAACTTCCATTGTCATGTGTTCCCAATATTAACCTTGGCAACAAGTTTATGTCTACGAGTATTTGAGTCGCGAATTGGGTGTTGTGAAGTGTTCTTGACAGCTAAACACTCATACTAATTTTTCGTATATACTTTAGTTATATTATAAAATGATTTATTTCCATGATTTATTATCTATACATGTGCCATTTATTTATTATAGATGTATGTAATGTGTCAAGGTGTAATTACATAAATTTACACTCATAAACATTgcaaatatttactttatttaatgTAGAACCAGCGTTAAATAATAATATGGATATATTTATCCTTTAGTATGTAACCCCCCAGATTGGTGTGTTAAGTTTTCTCTTTAATTAATTGGAACTACAGTTCATTTAATGCTGTATTAATATTTCATTGATTTAATttagatccataggacactgatTAATGGAGTCCATTTCACATTAAGTCATTTTTCCTTCTTTTCATAAAAAAGGTGGTCCTTTGAAGCTATCGTTTggatttaatttatataattattattaatatttggaGTTAGACTTTCGAAcaaaaaaacctgctcggatgcgaatggaacgttgtgtcaaaatttcaatgcaatcggtgaggaactttcggagattagcgattttgaacaaaagaacatttacatttttatttatatagattttttcTGCTGATTGtacattttttttactttttgtccGAATTAactttttaattttgtttatcattcatttagggTTTTTTCCTTTTATACAATTTTCTTAGAGGTTTACTATTTTCTTCTCTATTTACAAATTATTTAGatatttgtcatattctccaaatactgaaagcgaggACTGTCAAGTTTTGATCCTCGCATCGAGTTCTTTTTAATTTCCACGTTTTTTAACTCGAGTCCTACTGATCATCCGCTGCCATTCGAATATATGGTACTCTAATACTGGTGTTGAGTCTATCTCTGCTCTCGCTGTTGACATACAAATATATTTCTCTGTGATAAATTTTAGCCTGTTCATTGCCTATTTCAGTATAATTAGTCGCTGTCCCTCTGTTCTCAACAACCAAATTTGGAAGATGTGTGTTTCTGGTAAACTCAGAAACAAATTATTTTCGATCGAATTTTTTTGTGTATGAGTGACCTGTTTTTAATGTCTAATCTATCTCCCTCATCCACCTCATTACCCCATATCCCGATGAATGTATAAAACAATATACACGTCATTGAATTTTATGATTTTTTTATTTCTTCCCAGATAGAAATACTGTCAAATTCATTCAGAGGAAGAAGAATGTATATTACAAACATTACGAAGTTTTTAGTTTTCAACACACCTTATTACCTATAAACTTTTTGTGTTTCTTTATCACTTGAGCTGCACTTCGGATTCTCCTTCACGTAGATTGGAATTCAAATGAATTTTATATTTGTTCTGTTATAATTAACGAGCGAATATCTTTTGATGTGGTATTTGGCCAGAAGGTACCTCAAGTTTATATTCTGCCAGGTTTCAGTGAATGCTATTATGTCTAGGTTTCAATGTTCACCTGTGATATGAAATCATTCATCTTATTTCTCACATTTCTGAAATCTGTataatatacatgtacacattttttactaaatataattttttttaggtaCATTCCCTTTTAACTCTTATGCATTAACACATTTAATTGCAGTTGGTTCAATAACCTACAATTTTCACTTTTTTACTTATAGTTCTTTtacctatatataaatatatacataccaTTTATATTAAAGTATTGTTCTTCAAACACATTTAAATGAACGTAATAAGTAAACAATAATGAATAAAATTGAAACATTAGGAatagtaggagaagaaaatattttcAAATGTTAGGGTAGAACCTGCAAGGTCATCTCTGAATTCCTTATATATTCCTTCCACATAAATGTGATTCATACCATATGCATAAAATAAAATATGACATATTCACGGACTTTGTTCATGGGGAGCtgggcggccgagcggacaacacactggacttgtgatcctgtggtcctgggttatatcccaggcgccggcgagaaacattaggcagagtttctttcaccctatgcctctgttatctagcagtaaaataggtacctgggtgttagtcagctgtcacaggctgcttcctgggggtggaggcctggtcgaggaccgggccgacgcggggacactaaagccccgaaatcatctcaagataacctctcaaaatGGCCTCATTCGTATTAATATGGAAAGGATGTCTGCCAAATTTGAGGAAGATCAGATAACATTTTGAAGTTGCATAGTCTGAATACTTTTGAAATTTTAATCCGATTATTATTATAAAGTATATTAATCCATATGAGATAAGAAAACAAGatttcaaatgtatttttttattCTAAATTATAACCAATAAAACgaaaaataaattttattaaacTGATCTTAATACTAATGTTAACTACATTATACACTACTCCAGCTTTTGCTCCCTTGATGACGGCTTTTTCTCTGGTAGTAGATGACCCTCGACTACAACTGATTCTGCTGTACATCTTAGACTAGTTGAATTTCTTTATGAGGGCAATGCCACTTTCCACAGTGTAATTCAAAACTTTATAGGCCATAATGGACCTTCATAGTGCATCGTTGCACTATACCTCCACGTTGCCAAACCCTAACTATCCAAAGACTCTCTATTTACACGGCTGGTAACGAAGTTTTCCCTTGAAAGACCAAGTTGAAGGATCCTCTGATCATTTCAATTCTTTCTTATATTACGGTTTTTCGAAAATCTGTAAAATCTTTTCCTGCTCTGTCATAGTAATACTTCCTGCAGAAAAGCCAATCCAACACTTATTTCTGACAGATACCAAGAATGTCTCTTAGCCGCCTTCAAAGGACTCTCCTTGACATCTCTATTCAGGTTAAAGCTCTGAAGTTGAATGAAGTGTCTACATAAATCCActacattctttggttttatataacataatcatataatataattatatatatatatatatatatatatatatatatatatatatatatatatatatacatacatacatacatacatacatacatatatatatatatacatacatacatacatacatacaatatatatatatatatatatatatatatatatatatatatatatatatattgttatcatCAGCATTTGTGTGGAAATATTGAGCGTTGTGATATAGAGGACAAATCACATGTAGTACGAATGCCACAGTGTGCTGTAACGCAATTTATCTTCGTTTTCGAACAGCATTTTCCAGATAAAAGCTGCGGTTCGAGGATCGCTTTTGTTATCAGTGGTTGTCCCAGTGAACGAAGGTCTTACGTGTGGAATAATAATGAACATGCGTTTTCCGCGAATTTTTGTGTAGACATGACCCTCCTTCTTCCACCTGtttatccacctgtagacagtggACACGCTATTGCCGGTTCTTTGGGCTATGACACGCGCCGAATTGCCAGCTGCATACATGTCTACAAACCTTGAACGCATATCTAAAGGTGTGTGTCGTGCATGGGTCTTTCTTTGCATAGTCTCACCTGTAAATACgaaatgttttattttttttattttttattcctccaTTTATTATTAAGATAATATTACAGTTACATAAGCTGTGAAGCTTATTTATGTTAAAGTTAATCATTTTGGTCATGCCAAACTATACAgtattcaattattattattcacagaagtttttttttcataggaacatgaacaaattaaaaaaattaccttgtctatatatatatatatatatatatatatatatatatatatatatatatatatatatatatatatatatatatatatatatatgtcgtacctagtagccagaactcacttctcagcctactatgcaaggcccaatttgcctaataagccaagttttcatgaattaatagtttttcgactacctaacctacctaacctcacctaacctaactttttcggctacctaacctaacctaacctataaagataggttaggttaggttaggtagggttggttaggttcggtcatatatctacgttaattttaactccaataaaaaaaattgacctcatacataatgaaatgggtagctttatcatttcataagaaaaaaattagagaaaatatattaattcagaaaaacttggcttattaggcaaatcgggccttgcttagtaggctgagaagtgcgttctggctactaggtacgacatatatatatatatatatatatatatatatatatatatatatatatatatatatatatatcttatattacCCATAATTCCATATCCCGACATAAATTTTGTAAATAAATACTCTATTAgaagtaaatcatatatattGGTTTTCTAATGTACATTTTCTAACAGTACATCGTctcatgacatatatatatatatatatatatatatatatatacacgtgtcTCAtgacgtgtgtatatatatatatatatatatatatatatatatatatatatatatatatatatatatatatatatatatatatatatatataccagttttttgaaggaacagggttctaggctcattgaaacaacaagggacccaagagctgcaagctttcttttccagcgcctcagtgtggcgatacagaggggaaatacgcactgcatccagggttcctgcccgccatctgaggagctggaggaactcgacaacctatgataaccatctttgtaacccatatgtaactccttttttgtaacaaagttcaaataaagtaaatatatatgtgtacatacataaataaagtatatatatatatatatatatatatatatatatatatatatatatatatatatatatatatatatatatatatatatatatatatatcagtggtgtgtatatatatatacaaaataagaGTTAACTTTTCATCTGAACTACGTTCATAACTAAAGTGCACCTGCTGCTGCTTGGTTAGTGATTTAAAGTGTTGGCTGTAATATCTTTCCTGCGATTGATAGTCTTTAAATACAACCAACTCATGATATACGAATAAGGAGATCAGAAAAAAGGGATGAAATGCCAAATTTCTCCTTTATTTTCTCCCAGACGTTCCGGGGAAATTCTTAGTATGTAGTACGAAGTATGTACTTAAACATAAATATACATAACGACCGACGTAAAAACACAATAGCTTTACTGAATTGCGCATTCAAAGTCGGCGTTCTTTAACATATaagttaacattattattatatctTAAAACTGCGTATATAATATTAGGTTGAGTTTGTGTTTAGTGTTTGCTGGATAGATCAACTAGCATTTTCCCAAAGTTTTAATGGTGGGATGAATTATTGTAAAAACAAATGAGTTTTGAACTTCGAGCAGTTCCACTCATATCTCATTTTCGAAATGTGAAAAAAACTTATTTTTCAGTTCCAGTCTAAAATAATAAGATGCCAGTACAGTTTAGTCGCTGTAAGTTTAAATGTTCATTGTGTGTCCAGAGTTATTACGAATCACGAAGGATGTGAAGCCATGCACGAACTGAGAGAAATTCAATGACTCTAGACCAATTGGAAGAGTTTTGCTCTAAAAATCCACTACATGGGAAACGATACTAATCTGCAGGTGCTCGATTTTGTGATATAACGACTACAGTCTAGGAAGTTAGTCAAGACACAAATAATACAGTTCTCATTATTGTTATTCATACGTTTAGAAGGTCGTCAAGAAAATGAgatgcacataattgattaagaaGAACTAATGCATGATTCTAAAATCCATAAATAAATTGAACATTTTAATTTCCGGTATGCAATGGAACGGTGCAGGAGATGCATTATGGTTCAGCTTGGCTGTCCTTCCAAACGATTTTTAAAAGTCTGCTTGTTTAAAGAAGATTGAATGTTTGAAAACATATTGAATCATTTCTTAAACCAGAGTCACTGGTATATTAGGGACTGATTCTAAACCATCTTGGACGAAGTGGTGTTGCTCTGTTCTGCTAAATGATTTTACAGGTATTTTAGTTTTGCAAAATATGTATCGCATCCAAAATTGTTGATTAAATCCAAGAATACATCTTTCACCCAAGCTAGCCTATTAAAACCAAGACAGCCTCTGCCACTCAATACCGCCTCTGCCACCAAAGACCGCCTTTGCCACCCAAGACCGCCGCTAACTCTCAATACCGGCTCTGACTCCCAAGACTGCCTTTGCCACCCAAGACGGCTTCTGCCACACAAGACCACATCTGACTCCCAAGACCGCTTCTGCCACCCAAGACATCGCTGCCACCCAAGACCGCTTCTGCCACCCAAGACCGCCTCTGCCACCCAAGGCCGCCTCTGCCACCCAAGACCGCCTCTGAAACCCAAGACCGCCTCTGCCACCCAAAGCCGCCTTTGATACCCAAGACCTCTTCTGCTACCCAAGACAACCTCTGACTCCCAAGACCGCTTTTGCCACCCAAGACCGCCTCTAACACCCAAGACAGCTTCTGCCACCAAAGACCGCCTCTGACACCCAAGACCATCTCTGCCACCCAAGACCACCTCTGCCACCCAAGATCGCTTCTGCCACCCAAGACCGCCTCTAACACCCAAGACTGCCTCTGACACCGAAGACCGCCTCTAACACCCATGACCACCTTTGCCACCCAAGACCGCTTCTGCCACCCAAGACCACCTCTGCCACCCAAGACCACCTCTGCCACCCAAGACCACCTCTGCCACCCAAGACCGCTTTTGCCACCCAAGACCACCTCTGCCACCCAAGACCGCCTCTGACACCCAAGACCACCTCTGCCACCCAAGACCACCTCTGCCAACCCAAGACCACCTCTGCCACCCTAGACCGCTTCTGCCACTCAAGACCGACTCTAACACCCAAGACCACCTCGGCCACCCAAGTCCACCTCTGCCACCCAAGACCGCTTCTGCCACCCAAGATCACCTCTATCACCCAAGACCGCACCTGTCACCCAAGACCACCTCTGCCAATCCAAGACCACCTCTGTCACCCTAGACCGCTTCTGCCACCCAAGACCGCCTCTAACACCCAAGACCACCTCTGCCAACCCAACACCACCTCTGCCACCCTAGACCGCTTCTGCCACCCAAGACCACCTCTAACACCCAAGACCACCTCGGCCACCCAAGTCCACCTCTGCCACCCAAGACCGCTTCTGCCACCCAAGACCACCTCTAACACCCAAGACCACCTCTGCCAACCCAACACCACCTCTGCCACCCAAGACCGCTTCTGCCACCCAAGACCGCCTCTAACACCCAAGACCGCTTCTGCCACCCAAGACCGCCTCTGACTCCCAAGACCGCCTCAGCCACCTAAGACCACCTCTGACACCTAAGACCACCTCTGCCACCCAAG includes these proteins:
- the LOC138369832 gene encoding uncharacterized protein yields the protein MLQQFENHLNTHQQQHTITQDESDQHKLLDSVIISSRDIPQESEGEDCDAIVIHELQDKIRPLLPPKTTSATQDHLCHPRPPLPPKTAFATQDHLCHPRPPLTPKTTSATQDHLCQPKTTSATLDRFCHSRPTLTPKTTSATQVHLCHPRPLLPPKITSITQDRTCHPRPPLPIQDHLCHPRPLLPPKTASNTQDHLCQPNTTSATLDRFCHPRPPLTPKTTSATQVHLCHPRPLLPPKTTSNTQDHLCQPNTTSATQDRFCHPRPPLTPKTASATQDRL